Proteins encoded in a region of the Streptomyces sp. NBC_00513 genome:
- a CDS encoding response regulator codes for MSAPAVRVLVVEDDPVAADAHALYVDRVPGFTAVAAVHSLAEATRVLERTRIDLLLLDLTLPDGHGLRFARGLRAAGHPVDVIVVTSARDLAVVRESVSLGVVQYVLKPFAFPTLRERLLRYAEFRATAGEAAGQDDVDRAMAALRAPRPAELPKGLSAPTLDRVAALLRAAGDGLTAAGAAEAAGISRITARRYLEHLVDTGRADRTPRYGQVGRPELRYRWLAETGSVSKV; via the coding sequence ATGAGCGCCCCCGCGGTGCGGGTCCTGGTGGTCGAGGACGACCCGGTGGCCGCCGACGCGCACGCGCTCTACGTCGACCGGGTGCCCGGCTTCACCGCCGTCGCCGCCGTCCACTCACTGGCCGAGGCCACCCGCGTACTGGAACGGACCCGGATCGACCTGCTGCTGCTCGACCTGACCCTGCCCGACGGCCACGGACTTCGCTTCGCGCGCGGCCTGCGGGCGGCGGGGCACCCCGTGGACGTGATCGTGGTGACCTCGGCGCGGGACCTGGCCGTGGTCCGCGAGAGCGTCTCGCTGGGGGTCGTGCAGTACGTGCTGAAACCCTTCGCGTTCCCGACCCTGCGCGAACGACTGCTGCGCTACGCCGAGTTCCGTGCGACGGCGGGGGAGGCGGCCGGTCAGGACGACGTCGATCGGGCGATGGCCGCCTTGCGCGCGCCCCGCCCGGCGGAGCTCCCCAAAGGCCTCAGCGCCCCGACCCTGGACAGGGTCGCGGCGCTGCTGCGGGCGGCCGGCGACGGGCTGACCGCCGCCGGGGCGGCCGAGGCGGCCGGGATCTCCCGGATCACGGCCCGCCGCTACCTGGAGCACCTGGTGGACACCGGTCGCGCGGACCGCACGCCCCGGTACGGCCAGGTGGGCCGCCCCGAACTGCGTTACCGCTGGCTCGCGGAGACCGGCTCGGTGTCGAAGGTGTAG
- a CDS encoding tyrosinase family protein — translation MTVRKNQASLTSEEKRAFTNALLELKRTGRYDRFVTTHNGFIMSDTDSGDRVGHRSPSFLPWHRRFLLEFEAALQAVDKNVALPYWDWTTDRTTRSSLWAADFLGGTGRARDGQVLDGPFAYATGKWNIDVRVDGRNYLRRALGTGVAELPTKAEVEAVLAMPVYDMAPWNSASNGFRNNLEGWRGANLHNRVHVWVGGQMATGVSPNDPVFWMHHAYIDKLWADWQARHPQSTYLPAAGTTNVVDLNDTMRPWNDVTPADMLDHRKFYTFDTEPVSASQR, via the coding sequence ATGACCGTGCGCAAGAACCAGGCCTCGCTCACCTCCGAGGAGAAGCGCGCCTTCACCAACGCGCTGCTCGAACTGAAGCGCACCGGCCGCTACGACCGGTTCGTGACCACGCACAACGGCTTCATCATGAGCGACACCGACTCCGGCGACCGGGTCGGCCACCGGTCCCCGTCCTTCCTCCCCTGGCACCGCCGGTTTCTCCTGGAGTTCGAAGCGGCTCTCCAGGCCGTGGACAAGAACGTCGCCCTTCCCTACTGGGACTGGACGACCGACCGCACCACCCGCTCCTCCCTCTGGGCCGCCGACTTCCTCGGCGGCACCGGTCGGGCCCGCGACGGTCAGGTCCTCGACGGACCGTTCGCGTACGCGACGGGCAAGTGGAACATCGACGTCCGAGTGGACGGCCGCAACTACCTGAGGCGCGCCCTCGGCACCGGTGTCGCCGAACTGCCCACCAAGGCCGAGGTGGAAGCCGTACTGGCCATGCCGGTGTACGACATGGCCCCCTGGAACAGCGCCTCGAACGGCTTCCGCAACAACCTGGAAGGCTGGCGCGGCGCCAATCTCCACAACCGGGTGCACGTGTGGGTCGGCGGGCAGATGGCCACCGGCGTCTCCCCGAACGACCCGGTGTTCTGGATGCACCACGCGTACATCGACAAGCTGTGGGCCGACTGGCAGGCCAGGCACCCGCAGTCCACGTACCTGCCGGCCGCCGGCACCACCAACGTCGTGGACCTCAACGACACGATGCGACCGTGGAACGACGTGACCCCGGCCGACATGCTGGACCACCGGAAGTTCTACACCTTCGACACCGAGCCGGTCTCCGCGAGCCAGCGGTAA
- a CDS encoding tyrosinase cofactor — translation MNKITRRQALGTTAGALSVIGLAGATAYAAGTDSRAAIPAGTVDEVYLGRRIQITAATGGGHHGGHHSPGLPTVRIDGRELHVMQNADGSWISVVNHYETFATPISLARAAVRELQGATLVPMGGM, via the coding sequence ATGAACAAGATCACCCGCAGGCAGGCCTTGGGCACCACTGCCGGCGCACTCTCCGTCATCGGCCTCGCGGGCGCCACCGCGTACGCGGCCGGCACCGACTCCCGCGCCGCGATACCCGCCGGCACGGTCGACGAGGTCTACCTGGGACGCCGCATACAGATCACCGCCGCCACCGGCGGCGGTCACCACGGCGGCCACCACTCGCCCGGCCTGCCCACGGTCCGCATAGACGGCCGCGAACTCCACGTGATGCAGAACGCCGACGGCAGCTGGATCAGCGTGGTCAACCACTACGAGACCTTCGCCACCCCGATCTCGCTCGCCCGCGCCGCCGTGCGCGAGCTCCAGGGCGCGACCCTCGTCCCGATGGGCGGCATGTGA
- a CDS encoding glutamate decarboxylase → MALHETKDASATDSDTDVFASVLSGQVLPKYRMPEDHSPTEVVYELISNELLLDGNAAQNLATFCTTWSDDGVHRLMNQCLDKNMIDKDEYPQTAEIEARCVNILADLWSAPEGTTGTGCSTTGSSEAAMLGGLALKWRWRAARKAAGLPTDRPNLVCGPVQICWDKFARYFDVELRQVPLEPGATGLRPHQLADHVDENTIGVVAILGVTYTCDYEPVAEIAAELDRIHRTLGWDVPIHVDAASGGFVAPFLHPDVVWDFRLPRVASINTSGHKYGLAPLGVGWIVWRTADLLPADLVFDVDYLGGDMPTFALNFSRPGGEIIAQYYLFLRLGKGGYRRVQQACADTARYLAGEIAGMGPFTLLYDGHGALPAVSYTLADPDGAGFTLYDLSDRLRMRGWQVPSYPLPADRDDTVIQRVLIRHGVTRDQIALLITDLKAAVEHLIKHPQPVPATEPRSGFHH, encoded by the coding sequence ATGGCCCTGCATGAGACGAAGGACGCATCCGCCACCGACTCCGACACGGACGTGTTCGCGTCCGTCCTGAGCGGGCAGGTTCTCCCCAAGTACCGGATGCCCGAAGACCACTCGCCCACCGAAGTGGTCTACGAGCTGATCAGCAACGAGCTGCTCCTCGACGGCAACGCGGCCCAGAACCTGGCCACCTTCTGCACCACCTGGTCCGATGACGGCGTCCATCGCCTGATGAACCAGTGCCTCGACAAGAACATGATCGACAAGGACGAGTACCCGCAGACGGCGGAAATCGAGGCGCGCTGCGTCAACATCCTCGCCGACCTGTGGAGCGCCCCGGAGGGGACCACCGGAACCGGCTGCTCCACCACCGGCTCCAGCGAGGCCGCCATGCTCGGCGGACTCGCCCTCAAGTGGCGTTGGCGCGCTGCCCGCAAGGCCGCAGGGCTCCCCACCGACCGGCCCAACCTGGTGTGCGGACCCGTGCAGATCTGCTGGGACAAGTTCGCCCGCTACTTCGACGTCGAACTCCGTCAGGTCCCCCTGGAGCCGGGCGCCACCGGCCTGCGGCCGCACCAGCTCGCCGATCACGTCGACGAGAACACCATCGGTGTCGTCGCCATCCTCGGCGTCACCTACACCTGTGACTACGAACCGGTCGCCGAGATCGCCGCCGAACTCGACCGGATCCACCGGACCCTCGGCTGGGACGTCCCCATCCACGTGGACGCCGCCAGCGGCGGCTTCGTCGCGCCCTTCCTCCACCCCGACGTGGTGTGGGACTTCCGGCTGCCGCGCGTGGCCTCGATCAACACCTCGGGCCACAAGTACGGGCTCGCGCCCCTCGGCGTCGGCTGGATCGTCTGGCGCACCGCCGACCTGCTCCCCGCCGACCTCGTCTTCGACGTGGACTACCTCGGCGGCGACATGCCGACCTTCGCCCTCAACTTCTCCCGCCCGGGCGGCGAGATCATCGCCCAGTACTACCTGTTCCTGCGCCTGGGCAAAGGCGGCTACCGGCGCGTCCAACAGGCCTGCGCCGACACCGCCCGGTACCTGGCCGGCGAGATCGCCGGAATGGGTCCCTTCACCTTGCTCTACGACGGGCACGGCGCGCTGCCCGCCGTCTCCTACACCCTCGCCGACCCGGACGGTGCGGGCTTCACCCTCTACGACCTCTCCGACCGACTGCGGATGCGCGGCTGGCAGGTGCCCTCGTACCCGCTGCCGGCCGACCGCGACGACACCGTGATCCAACGCGTGCTGATCCGGCACGGGGTGACCCGCGACCAGATCGCCCTGCTGATCACCGACCTGAAGGCGGCCGTCGAGCACCTGATCAAGCATCCGCAGCCCGTTCCGGCCACCGAGCCCAGGTCCGGATTCCACCACTGA
- a CDS encoding sigma-70 family RNA polymerase sigma factor produces MSTEHTAALVAAARAGDPRAQDELVSTYLPLVYNIVGRALNGSCDVDDVVQDTMLRALDGLGGLRTDDSFRSWLVAIAMNRIRAHWAARQSGPGESGLDAAWDVADPGADFVDLTVVRLNLEGQRRETARATRWLEPDDRALLSLWWLECAGELTRGEMAAALELSPQHAAVRVQRMKAQLESARVVERALDTQPPCEGLRTLAAGWDGLPSTLWRKRIARHARECVRCSGLWSGLVPAEGLLAGLALVPVGAALLAGVRSAAAGAGGMAPVGAAFAGSGPAYDAGAPYGSDTSFGSAAPHGSGPSPDAGASFADAATQLSPVVSGPGRAARRKAAEQGEGADGHGADAAGRGALRRRRQNRRRAIGGAVIAACVAGGGLVYLGSLPGSGEPEAAGSAPASPLAALSAPDASTASPSASASPSPSPSVSASASPSASASASPSPSQTPKPKPTPKRTKSDPPAPRPSAPAPAPAPPQGVAGQVVALVNSERSKAGCGPLKEDSQLRSAAQGHSDDMARRDFFAHTNPDGADPGKRTTAAGYDWSTYGENIARGQQSAQSVMDSWMKSPGHRANILNCSFKDIGVGIHNGSGGPWWTQNFGAR; encoded by the coding sequence ATGAGTACAGAGCACACGGCAGCGCTGGTGGCAGCGGCCCGCGCGGGCGATCCCCGCGCGCAGGACGAGCTCGTCAGCACCTACTTGCCGCTCGTCTACAACATCGTCGGCCGGGCCCTGAACGGGTCCTGTGACGTGGACGACGTGGTGCAGGACACCATGCTGCGGGCGCTGGACGGGCTGGGCGGTCTGCGTACGGACGACAGCTTCCGGTCCTGGCTGGTCGCGATTGCGATGAACCGGATACGGGCCCACTGGGCGGCCCGGCAGAGCGGCCCGGGCGAGAGCGGCCTGGACGCCGCCTGGGACGTCGCGGACCCCGGCGCCGACTTCGTGGACCTGACCGTCGTACGGCTCAACCTGGAGGGGCAGCGCCGGGAGACGGCCCGGGCGACGCGTTGGCTGGAGCCCGACGACCGGGCGTTGCTGTCGTTGTGGTGGCTGGAGTGCGCCGGTGAGTTGACGCGCGGCGAGATGGCGGCCGCCCTGGAACTCTCCCCCCAGCACGCGGCGGTCCGGGTGCAACGGATGAAGGCCCAGTTGGAATCGGCCCGCGTGGTCGAGCGGGCGCTGGACACCCAACCTCCGTGCGAGGGACTGCGGACGCTCGCGGCGGGCTGGGACGGGCTCCCCTCGACGCTGTGGCGCAAGCGAATAGCCCGGCACGCGCGGGAGTGCGTGCGCTGTTCCGGGCTGTGGAGCGGTCTGGTCCCGGCGGAGGGCCTGTTGGCCGGGCTGGCACTGGTGCCGGTCGGTGCGGCGCTGCTGGCCGGCGTCCGGTCGGCCGCGGCCGGTGCGGGCGGCATGGCCCCGGTGGGCGCGGCCTTCGCCGGCTCCGGCCCCGCGTACGACGCGGGCGCCCCGTACGGCTCGGACACCTCGTTCGGCTCGGCCGCCCCCCACGGCTCGGGTCCCTCGCCCGATGCGGGCGCCTCGTTCGCCGACGCGGCGACGCAGCTGTCCCCGGTGGTGTCCGGCCCGGGCCGGGCGGCCCGCCGCAAGGCGGCCGAACAGGGCGAGGGCGCCGATGGACACGGCGCCGACGCCGCCGGCCGCGGCGCCTTGCGCAGGCGGCGCCAGAACCGCCGCCGGGCCATCGGTGGCGCGGTCATCGCCGCGTGTGTCGCGGGCGGCGGCCTGGTGTACCTCGGCTCGCTTCCCGGTTCCGGCGAACCCGAGGCCGCCGGCAGCGCCCCCGCGTCCCCGCTGGCGGCGCTCTCCGCACCCGACGCGAGCACCGCCTCCCCGTCGGCCTCCGCATCGCCTTCGCCGTCCCCGTCCGTGTCCGCCTCCGCCTCGCCCTCCGCGTCGGCCTCCGCCTCGCCGTCGCCGAGCCAGACCCCGAAGCCGAAGCCGACGCCGAAGCGGACCAAGAGCGACCCGCCGGCTCCGCGCCCGTCCGCGCCGGCGCCCGCGCCGGCCCCGCCGCAGGGTGTGGCCGGTCAGGTGGTGGCGTTGGTCAACTCCGAGCGTTCCAAAGCGGGTTGCGGACCGCTCAAGGAGGACTCGCAGCTGCGGTCGGCCGCCCAGGGGCACTCGGACGACATGGCCCGGCGTGACTTCTTCGCGCACACCAACCCCGACGGCGCCGACCCGGGCAAGCGGACCACCGCCGCCGGCTACGACTGGTCGACGTACGGGGAGAACATCGCGAGGGGGCAGCAGTCGGCCCAGTCCGTGATGGACTCCTGGATGAAGAGCCCGGGCCACCGCGCCAACATCCTCAACTGCTCCTTCAAGGACATCGGCGTGGGTATCCACAACGGCTCCGGCGGCCCCTGGTGGACGCAGAACTTCGGAGCCCGCTGA
- a CDS encoding IclR family transcriptional regulator produces the protein MSTDAAPGADGVARGGRASAAGSALEKSLRILEAVAAPGGPHRLADLTIAAAVPKSSTFRILASLIEQGFVRAEEGSRYGVGPRLRGLSALVRGGEPASVEEILRELRRATGQTVHLALRSGETITYIRKLESDQPFRTASRVGMRMPLHTTAIGKSVLAGLTTGEVRELIDATGLPGRTPRTLTTAPALLAELDVVRARGFAVDDEENEATIRCVGAAIEGPDGRPIGGVSVTTVTFLVSREEIEAYAPALRAATAALAPLL, from the coding sequence GTGTCAACGGATGCAGCACCTGGAGCCGACGGCGTCGCGCGCGGCGGGCGGGCCTCGGCGGCGGGTTCCGCGTTGGAGAAGTCGCTGCGGATCCTGGAGGCGGTGGCCGCCCCGGGCGGCCCGCACCGGCTGGCCGACCTGACGATCGCGGCGGCCGTGCCCAAGTCGAGCACCTTCCGGATCCTGGCCTCGCTGATCGAGCAGGGCTTCGTGCGCGCCGAGGAGGGGAGCCGCTACGGCGTGGGTCCTCGATTGCGGGGGTTGTCGGCGCTGGTCCGCGGCGGGGAGCCGGCGAGCGTCGAGGAGATCCTGCGCGAACTGCGGCGGGCCACGGGCCAGACGGTCCACCTCGCCCTGCGCAGCGGGGAGACGATCACCTACATCCGGAAGCTGGAGAGCGACCAGCCGTTCCGGACGGCGTCCCGGGTGGGCATGCGGATGCCGCTGCACACCACGGCGATCGGCAAGAGCGTTCTGGCCGGCCTGACGACCGGGGAGGTGCGGGAGCTGATCGACGCCACCGGCCTGCCGGGCCGCACTCCCCGGACGCTGACCACCGCGCCGGCACTGCTGGCGGAACTGGACGTCGTCCGCGCCCGGGGGTTCGCCGTGGACGACGAGGAGAACGAGGCGACCATCCGCTGCGTCGGCGCGGCGATCGAGGGCCCGGACGGTCGCCCGATCGGCGGGGTCTCGGTCACCACCGTCACCTTCCTCGTCTCCCGCGAAGAGATCGAGGCGTACGCGCCCGCCCTGCGCGCGGCCACGGCGGCGCTGGCCCCGCTGCTGTGA
- a CDS encoding bifunctional 4-hydroxy-2-oxoglutarate aldolase/2-dehydro-3-deoxy-phosphogluconate aldolase: MIAAQRLLPVLRDADADEAVRRTTALLAAGCRAVELTTSTPGWAEAVARTAPLTDAGGRSALIGVGTVTTTAQAEQALDAGARFLISPYPAPEVREFARRRRAVFIEGGFTPGEIAGAARAAGAAKVFPAHVGGPRFIRSLKAVLPEALIIPTGGIRPGEVRDWLAAGAGAVGIGDGLPADPDELAAVFAELALPCCPRCTPER, translated from the coding sequence GTGATAGCGGCGCAGCGCCTGCTGCCGGTACTGCGCGACGCCGACGCCGACGAGGCCGTCCGCCGGACCACCGCCCTCCTCGCCGCGGGCTGCCGTGCCGTGGAACTGACCACCTCCACCCCCGGTTGGGCCGAAGCCGTGGCCCGGACCGCGCCGCTCACCGACGCCGGCGGCCGCTCCGCGCTGATCGGCGTCGGCACCGTCACCACCACCGCCCAGGCCGAACAGGCTCTCGACGCCGGCGCCCGGTTCCTGATCTCCCCCTACCCGGCGCCCGAGGTCCGCGAGTTCGCCCGCCGGCGCCGGGCGGTCTTCATCGAAGGCGGGTTCACCCCCGGCGAGATCGCCGGAGCCGCCCGGGCCGCGGGCGCCGCGAAGGTCTTCCCCGCCCACGTGGGCGGCCCCCGGTTCATCCGCTCCCTCAAGGCCGTCCTCCCCGAGGCCCTGATCATCCCGACCGGCGGCATCCGGCCGGGCGAGGTGCGCGACTGGCTCGCCGCCGGGGCGGGCGCCGTCGGCATCGGCGACGGGCTCCCGGCCGACCCCGACGAACTGGCCGCCGTCTTCGCGGAACTGGCCCTGCCGTGCTGCCCGCGCTGCACCCCGGAGCGCTGA
- a CDS encoding PfkB family carbohydrate kinase has protein sequence MPGRPHPTDYDVLVLGEVLVEIHADAALREAADGTPARLSYSGDALNAAAAAAAAGARTALLAVVGEDELSVPLLARATALGVDVSHVRRAPRPNGAYLLSADTEGDREFVYWRTGSAGSTLSPRHVASWRGLLTGSPTLITSGITGALSPSGREAVVAAARIVHEAGGHLSYDPNHRPRLTGRDEARSLLALIAPLTGLLKTSCPADALALVDTDEPLLAAARYRALGARAVAVTGGADRLLLDDGSGAAFHPVPVNAAAVDATGAGDCFTGTVTARLALGDTLTDAVSYGLAAASLSVSGRGGTGRVPTFAETAALAAAHRGRGRSD, from the coding sequence GTGCCCGGACGGCCACACCCCACGGACTACGACGTACTCGTCCTCGGCGAGGTCCTCGTCGAGATCCACGCCGACGCCGCCCTGCGGGAGGCCGCCGACGGAACCCCGGCCCGCCTCTCCTACTCGGGCGACGCACTCAACGCCGCCGCCGCGGCGGCGGCCGCCGGAGCCCGGACCGCGCTGCTGGCCGTGGTCGGCGAGGACGAGCTGAGCGTGCCCCTGCTGGCCCGCGCCACCGCCCTCGGCGTGGACGTCTCCCACGTGCGTCGCGCCCCGCGCCCCAACGGCGCCTACCTCCTCTCCGCGGACACCGAGGGCGACCGGGAGTTCGTCTACTGGCGCACCGGCAGCGCCGGGTCCACCCTCTCGCCCCGGCACGTCGCCTCCTGGCGGGGGCTGCTGACCGGCTCCCCGACCCTGATCACCAGTGGCATCACCGGCGCCCTGTCACCGAGCGGCCGGGAGGCGGTGGTGGCCGCCGCCCGGATCGTGCACGAGGCCGGCGGACACCTCTCCTACGACCCCAACCACCGCCCCCGTCTGACCGGTCGGGACGAGGCGCGCTCCCTGCTGGCCCTGATCGCCCCGCTGACCGGGCTGCTCAAGACCTCCTGCCCGGCCGACGCGCTCGCGCTGGTGGACACCGACGAACCGCTCCTCGCGGCCGCCCGCTACCGCGCGCTCGGCGCCCGCGCCGTCGCCGTCACCGGGGGCGCCGACCGGCTGCTGCTGGACGACGGGTCGGGGGCCGCGTTCCACCCGGTGCCCGTCAATGCCGCCGCCGTCGACGCGACCGGCGCGGGCGACTGCTTCACCGGTACCGTCACCGCCCGGCTCGCGCTGGGCGACACCCTCACGGACGCCGTGTCCTACGGCCTGGCCGCCGCCTCCCTGTCCGTGTCCGGCCGCGGCGGCACCGGCCGCGTCCCGACCTTCGCCGAGACGGCGGCCCTGGCCGCGGCCCACCGGGGGAGGGGCCGCTCCGACTGA